The window TCGAAGAGAATGATTCCGTGGATACGGGAGTAGGTAGTGGAACGGTAGATACAGTGGTCGATCTGATAGAAAGAGAAGATAACCAAATAAAAAGACTTTTGATTGTTGATGATGATATGAATCAACGCAGCAGCTTAATGGAGCTGATTGGAGAAATGAATTTTATCATCAAGGCTGTTTCTTCAGGCAGTGAGGCAATGGAAGAACTAAAGGTGAATGGCTTTGATTGTGTGATTCTTGATTTAGGGTTAGGTGATACAAGCGGGTTTGAGTTATTGGAAAAAATAAAGGAGAATGACCAATCGAATAAAGTAAAAGTCATCATTTATACTGGACGTGATGTCACCTCAAAGGAAGAAATACAATTAAGTAAATACGCCTACAGTATTATTATTAAAAACGAGCTATCACCACAGCGCTTAAAGGAAGAGCTGGCATTGTTTCTACAGGAAAGCGACCAACATAATATCAGTCAGGAAGTAGCTGTAAGTAAAGCTATTAGTATTCCTTCCGGTCTACAAGGGAAAAAAATTCTCCTTGTCGATGATGATGTTCGAAATGTATTTGCACTCTCTAGTATTCTTGAATTGAACGGGATGCATGTCAGCTTTGCTGAAAATGGTATCGAGGGTCTAGAAATGATAGAGAGAATCCCGGAAATTGATTTAGTATTAATGGATATTATGATGCCTGAGATGGATGGTTATGAGGCGATTGGTAGAATCCGACAGATACAGCGATTTCAGGAGCTGCCGATTATTGCGCTGACAGCGAAGGCAATGAAAAATGACCGGGAGAAGTGCTTGGAAGCCGGGGCCTCGGATTATATTGTAAAGCCAATTGACCCTGAGAAGCTTATTTCCTTGATAAAGGTCTGGCTATATTAAAGAAGAAGGGATACTGTATGTGAATGATCAATTCAATGGATACTAGTATATTATCAATTGATGAGGGTTCCGAAGGTGAATTAGAAAAAATCGAAATTGAATTGTTATTAAAGGGTGTCTATGATTGGTGCGGATATGATTTCCGTGATTATGCCTATCCTTCGATTCGAAGGAGAGTCTGGCATCGGGTTCATGCTGAAAAATTGACCAGTATCACAGGGCTGCTTGAAAAGATCCTTCATGATGCTGCCTGTTTACAACGATTTATTGCTGATTTTTCCATCAATGTCACAGAGATGTTTCGAGACCCTCTCTTTTTTAGAGCATTTAGAGAAAAGGTTGTACCATTATTACGCACGTATCCATCGATTAGAATTTGGCATGCAGGCTGTTCGACAGGGGAAGAAGTGTATTCAATGGCCATGTTGCTGCATGAGGAAGGTCTCTATGAAAATGCCAAGCTTTATGCAACTGATATCAATCCGAACGTACTGAAAACTGCTAAGAGTGGATTATTTCCAATCGAAAATATGAAGAAATATACGAATAATTATATCCAGGCTGGAGGCAAGCAAGCCTTCTCAGATTATTACTGTGTAACAACGAATGGGGTAAAATTTGATCCGTTTTTAACCAAAAATGTCGTATTCGCTCAGCATAATCTTGTCTCAGACCGGTCCTTTAATACCTTTCATGTGATTCTGTGCAGGAATGTCCTAATTTATTTTAATAAAGGCTTGCAAAAAAAAGTGCATAAGCTTTTTTACGAAAGCCTAGGCATGTTTGGTATTCTTGGTCTTGGTGATAAGGAATCACTCTACTATTTGGAAATAAGTGATTCATATGAAGAGCTAAGTGTAAGTCAGAAGCTGTATAAAAAAATTAAATAGACCAGTTCATCTGCATCTTGACGATAGCAGAAATCCTTGTTATGTTATTGGATGAAAAAGTGCATAAAAGCATTGGGTGCCCTTTTAGGGAGAATAGGGAATGGAGTGAGAGTCTCCAGCGGTCCCGCCACTGTAATGGGGAGTTTCATTGGAAATGCCACTGGAGTATACCTCTGGGAAGGGCTGATGAAGTGATGATCCTAAGCCAGGAGACCTGCCTGTTTGCTTTGATGGATATAGATGATGGAAAAGTCTGTAGTTTATTTGGTATTCAAATAAGCTGCAGGCTTTTTTATTTAAGGAGGATGAAGAGAATGTCATTATTACAGAAAACACTTGAGAAGATTGAGTGCTTGGACCATGGAATCACAACCTTAGCGAGGGAAAGAGTAGATAATCTGATTAAGCCGGCGAAGAGCTTAGGGAAGCTGGAGGATTTGGCCGTGCAGCTAGCGGGTATTACAAAAAATTTGGAACCCTCATTTGACGAGAAGGCAATTATTGTTATGGCGGGTGACCATGGGGTTTATGAGGAAGGCGTAACGAATAATCCGCAGGAGGTTACCGTTGCACAGACTCTAAATTTTGCCAAGGGACTTACAGGTGTTTGTGTCATTGGACAGGTATCAGGTGCGCGCATTGTCCCGGTTGATATAGGTATAAAAAGTGAGCTGCCGCCTGATGTGGGGATTATTCTGAGAAAGGTAAAAAACGGGACAGAGAATATGGCAAAAGGCCCTGCCATGACAAGGGAAGAGGCAGTAAAAGCGATTGAAGTAGGCATTGAAATCGCCAATGACGAAATGGCTAAAGGTGCTCAAATCCTTGGAACAGGTGAAATGGGGATTGCTAACACGACACCAAGTACGGCGATATTGTCTGTATTACTAAATTGTGATCCAATAGGGATCACTGGGAGAGGGGCAGGATTAGGCAAGGGGGGGATTGAGCACAAAGCGGAGGTAATTAGGAGAGCTATACTTATTAACGAGCCAAACCCCCATGATGCTATTGATGTATTAGCAAAGGTGGGTGGTTTGGAAATTGGCGGTATGGCAGGTGTGATGCTAGGAGCGGCCGCTAACCGTGTTCCTGTTGTAGTCGATGGCTATATTTCCACAATCGCAGCTATCATTGCTACAGGGATTGAACCACGGGTAAAGGACTATTTAATTGCTTCACATGCTTCACAGGAGCCAGGAGCTAAAAGGGCCAGTGAACTATTAGGAGTGAAACCAATGCTAGCAATGGATATGTGCTTAGGTGAAGGGTCCGGAGCTGCATTAGCCTTTCCGATTATAGAAGCTGCCTGTCAGATGCTGAAAAGGATGCCGACCTTTGCAGAAATTGGTATGGATATCTGATGGGTACGTTTAGAATTCTCCATAAATTTGGAGAATTCTAGTGCTTTCGCCCTTGTGAAAACGTTAACATTTTGTGTGATTGAACAAAAAACTCTATCTATCTTTTCTTTTTAAAACAATGAAAAAAACTATCAATTAGATTATGATTACCTTGTAAGCAAAATAACAATACATCAACGACTCAAGGAGGCATTACAATGATTATTGGAGTACCTAAGGAAATTAAGAATAACGAAAACCGTGTAGCATTAACACCTGCTGGGGTTGTATCTTATATAAATGCCGGACATAAGGTTATAATCGAAACTAACGCTGGAATTGGAAGCCTTTTCACCGATGAAGATTACAAAAATGCAGGGGCAGAAATCATTGATAATGCTGCAGACGTTTGGGCACAATCAGAAATGATTATGAAAGTTAAGGAGCCTCTTGAAAGCGAATACAAATACTTCCGTCAAGGCTTAATCCTATTCACATATTTACATCTTGCAGCAGAGGCTCCATTAGCAAAAGCGCTTAAGGAGTCTGGCGTAACAGCTATTGCATATGAATCAGTAGAATTAAATCGTACTCTTCCACTATTAGCACCAATGAGTGAAGTAGCAGGAAGAATGGCAACACAAATCGGTGCACAGTTCCTACAAAAAACAAACGGCGGTATGGGCATCCTATTAGCTGGTGTACCAGGAGTAGCTCGTGGAAAGGTGACAATCATCGGCGGTGGTGTTGTTGGAACAAACGCTGCGAAAATGGCCATTGGACTTGGTGCAGATGTAACAATTCTTGATATGAGCGCAGAACGTCTTCGTCAATTAGATGATATTTTCGGAAATTCTATTAAAACATTAATGTCAAATCCATTTAATATTGCTGAAGCAGTTCGTGAAGCAGATTTATTAATCGGTGCGGTATTAATTCCAGGTGCAAAAGCTCCTAAACTAGTAACAGAAGAAATGGTTCAATCAATGAAGCCTGGTTCTGTTATCGTTGACGTTGCGATTGACCAAGGCGGTATCGTAGCAACAAATGATCGCGTAACAACTCATGATAATCCTACATTTGTTAAGCACGGTGTTGTACATTATGCAGTTGCTAACATGCCGGGAGCCGTTCCAAGAACTTCAACAATCGCTCTTACAAACGTAACCGTTCCTTACGGATTACAAATTGCTAATAAAGGTGTTCGTCGTGCAATCGAGGAAAATCCTAGCTTAAAACTTGGTGTAAACGTTGTGAATGGTGAGATTACTTCCTTACCAGTAGCAAAAGATCTTGGCTATGAGTATGTACCAGTTGATAAAGCGGTTGAAAAGGCATTAGTTTAATCCTTTGATCATAGGATATTGATAAGAATAAAGATGCACCCTTTCAATTATGGAAGGGTGCATTTTTGTGTACCTTAAATATTTAATCTTCAACCTCAACAATAATTTCAAGCTCAACGGCGGCGCTTTTAGGAAGCTGTGCAAACCCAACTGCTGAGCGGGCGTGTATTCCCTTTTCACCGAATACTTCTACAAATAGGTCAGAGGCACCGTTGATCACCTTTGGATGATCAGTAAAATCTAGGGCAGAATGGACCATTCCAAATACTTTTACAACTCGTTTTACCCGCGATAATTCACCTAGTTCACTTTTCAATATGCGTAAAACGTTAAGACCCGCTTGACGAGCAGCTTGGTAGCCATCTTCTATCGTTAAGTCCTGTCCTAATGTTCCGATGTGTTGGTCTGAGATCTGTCCGGAAGTAAAAATGAGATTACCAGTACGAACACAGCCGATATAATTGCCTAACGGTTGTCGTGCTGGCTCTAGAGTAATCCCTAATTCTGATAAAGCTTCTTCTGGAGTCTTAATTTGATTTGTCATGTCGCAATCCCTCTTTTTTAATAATTTTACTACAATGAAAATAGAGTTTTCGATTCCTTTAGATAAACAATTCGACATAAAACTCGAATTTCCTTTTTTGGTACACCAAATATTATATTTTTTCAGACAATTTTTTATTAGTGGCAGATTACATAAGAAAAAAAGTCGGGTATCTGCTTAATAGTAGATACCCAACTTTTCTAGTTCTCTTCAATCTCTTTTCGATTTTTCTTGAATAGCTTTGAAAGGACTTCATATACGATTGGTACGATGATTAAGGTTAACAAGGTTGAGCTTGTTAACCCACCGATGACGGTGATGCCCAGTCCTTTGGAAATAAGACCGCCGCCACCTGTACCAATCGCTAATGGGATTAAGGCACCGATTGTTGCAATGGCTGTCATCAGGATAGGGCGAAGTCGTGTTGATCCAGCTTCGAGAATCGCTTCACGCATACCCATTCCATCACGCTCCATATGAATGATTCGGTCTACCAGTACGATAGCGTTTGTTACAACGATACCGATTAACATCAAGAGACCCATCATAACAGATACAGAGATAGTTTCGCCTGCAATCAATAAGCCGACAAATGAACCGATAACAGCAAAAGGCAGGGAGAACAGGATAGCAAATGGCGCAAGTCCTTCTCCGAATGTTACCACTAGGATAAAGTAAACAATCGCAATCGCTGCTAGCATGGCCACACCAAGCTGCGTGAAGGTTTCGTTCATATCGGCCTGCACTCCTGCAACGCCCATTGTAACACCCTTTGGCAGGTCTAATTCATCAATCTCTTTATCTACAGCAGATGTTGCTTTGGACAAATCTTTACCAATGACGGTTCCGGATATGGATGCGTAATACTCACCTTGGCTACGCGCTAATGTATTAAGTGTTGTACCCTCTTTGACGGTTACAAGCTCTGAAAGAGGCATGGTCGTACCAAGTGCTGTCGGTACTTGTTTAGCTAATAGCTCATCGATTGTTTTAGGGTCTTTCGTTTGTTCTTGTTGAACAATCACTTCAAGGTTATTGCCGTCTTTTTCAATCGTTGTTAGAACATCCTTCGTTTCCATAGGGTTTAACATCATGATAATTTGACCAGCAGTTAACCCGTATTGCAGTAATTCATCCTGCTCCACATGGAAGGTATATTCAACGTATGGATTTTCTGCACTTGACGTAACATCTTCTAAGCGGTCACTTTTCTTCATAACACCTTCAACCATCTCAACTGCTTTGTATAATTTATCTAAATCCTCACTATAGAAGGTGTAGCTGACTTCATTTGTAGCCATGGATGACATAGAAGAGAAGTTTTGGCTCTTCCATTCACCGGATTGACTGATATTAAAGATATATTCTTCGATTTCTTCACGAGCTTCAGGGAAGTTTTCCATTTCTGGGTCGAAGATAAGGTACATAAGGGCACCATCACTTCCGCCTCCCATCATAGCCGCCATTGGATCGCCGCTTTCCGTTACCGAGACTTGAACAATATCAATATCACTGCGTTTTAACAGCTTTTCTTCTACTACATGGACATTTTTTAATGTATCCTCTTTTAATTCACCTGTCCCAGGGGTGTACGTTAAGTACATGACTTTTTCTTCCTCACTACCCATGAAGCTGAAGCCGATTAATGGCGTCAACGCTAAGCTTCCAGCTAATAAAGCTACGGCAAGCAAAGAGGTAATAATTTTGTGGTTCAATGCTTTATTAAGAACACCCTTGTACCAATTAGCTAATTTACCTGCCTCTTTATGAATGCTTTCTGTTTTTATGTCATATAGCTTCTTTTTAAATAAGAAGTGTGAAAGGGCAGGGACTATCGTAATGGCGACTAGTAACGAGGCACCAAGCGCAAATGTCATCGTTAAAGCAAACGGAGTGAATAGCTCTCCTACCATACCACCGACGAAGATAAGTGGTGCAAATACTGCGACAGTAACTAATGTCGAGGATAAAATGGGTTTGAACATTTCAATTGTCGCTTCACGAATAAGGGCTCGACCGGTTAATTTTTCTTCTCTTAGATGAAGACGACGATAAATATTTTCTACCACAACAATGGAGTCATCGATCACTCGACCGATGGCAACTGTAATGGCTCCTAATGTCATGATATTCAATGTAATATCGAGCCAGTGTAGGAGCAGAAGTGCCATAAAAATCGACACTGGAATCGAAACGATTGAAATAATCGTTGATTTCACATCACGAAGGAACAGCAGGATTATTAAAACAGCAATTAATCCACCAAATACCGCCTTCTCAACCATTGTGGTGACAGATTCTTCAATAGGGGCACCTTGGTCAAGAGATACGTCAATGACAAGACCTTCGATTTTTTCTTCCTGTTCTTTAATTAAATCCTTCACCCCGTTTACAACGTGAACGGTGTTAGCTGTTTGTTCCTTGACGATTTGAATGGTAATGGAATTCTTACCATTTGTCCGTGACACGGATTGTTCTTTCCCAATCAGTTCTACCTTTGCAATATTACTAAGCTTTACAAATGGAGAAGGCTGAGCAGCAGATGGGGTAACAGGAATCAGCATTTCCTTTAAGTCATCAACCGTCATGAATTTGCCGTCCACTGAAATGGCTTGTTCGCCTTCTTCAAATTCAAATAGTCCTAATGAAACAGCCAAGTCGCTGGCTTGTATCATTTCCTTTACCTTTTCTTCTGTTAAGCCAAGTTCAGCCATGTTTGCTTGATCGTATGTAAGCTGTACTTCTTCGATGTGTTGACCGGCAATTGATACAGACGCTACACCCTCGACTTTTTCAATCTTTGGAACCAGGATTTCTTCAACAGTTGTCGTTAATTCAACAATATCCTCTGATTTACTGCTGACACTTAAGGCCACAACGGGCATCATGTTCATGCTGATCGCAGTGACCGTCGGATCTTGTGCCCCTTCCGGCAGGTTAACATTATCTAACGCAGCCTCTAATGCCCGTTTGGCCTCATCCATATCGACTCCATATTCATATTCCACCTGAAGATTGGCCATATTGGAATAGGAATTAGAAAAGACATTTTTCACATCCTCGAGTCCTTCAACGGCCTGCTCAAGGGGAATGGAAACATCCTTCATCACTTGTTCGGGCGTGGCTCCCGGATATACATCCATAACCATTAGGTATGGTATGGAGATATCAGGTATTGTTTCCATTTTCATTCTGGCTGCTGAATAAATACCGGAAACGGTAATAATAATCGTTAGAAGCCATACTGCCAATTTATTTCTAATCACAAAATTTACTAAGCCCTTCACTTTTTCACCTACCCTAAATTGACTTGCTAAGCTCAAGTATTTATACTAATGACTAGTCGGTCATTTGTCAATGATTAGGGGAGTTGAAATCAATATGGTAAAGAAGCAATTAATAATGGAAAAGGCCCTAGAACTTTTTGCTAAACAGGGCTTTGAGGCTACTTCAATTAAGCAAATTACGGATTATTGTGGGATTTCGAAAGGGGCTTTTTACTTATCATTCAAATCAAAGGATGAGTTAATACTAACATTGATTGACTATTTTATGATCCAAATTATTTCAGATATTGACTACATAGTCAAAAATACAAACACAAATGATAACTTACTATATGGATTCTATTACACGATATTTCATACGTTTCAGAAGCATTCTGATTTTGCCAAAATCCTGATAAAGGAGCAATCACACACGTTAAACGAGGAATTAATTGGTAAAATGCATTCCTATGATCAATTAATAGAATCATTAATTCTTTCCATGATTGAACGACTGTATGGGGATGTAGTTCGGGAAATAAAATATGATTTGATGTATTGTGTTAAAAGCTTTATGAGTATTTACTCAAAATTGCTATTGTTTCAGGATACTCCACTTGATTTAAAGCAGTTGTCGATGTCGCTTGTGGAAAAAACTATGATTCTTGCGAAGCATACTACCATTTCGTTTCTATCTGGAGAGCTGATTCAAATAATGAAGCAGCCGTCACATGACCGCTTCACAAAGGAACAAATTATTGAATTAATGGAGCAAAAAATAACTGAAATGGAGGATTCAATCGAGAAAGAATCATTGATCCTGCTAAAACAGCATGTCCTTGAATCGAATCTCAATCCTGCGATTGTCAAAGGTCTGCTTGAAAATATACGTCATCATCCACATTGTAAATGGATTGCTTATTTACTGCGTAATCATTGAACGGCATGGCTTGAACTTCATTCAGTAGATGTCCTCCACTTCTACAAGAGGGGGATGAATGCTAATGGTTCTTCGATTCAAGAAATGCTAGTGGTAAATGATTAGGAGACCCATTTTTTAAATGAGTGAGCGAGAAAAACAATTCGAATCTAAATTCGATGGATGACATTGCTAACCTAGCTGAAGGAATGATGAAATCTCAGTAGTTTACGTTATATATTGAACATATTTGTATGATAATATATTAATGATAGAAAAAATATATAACTTTGGAAAGAAGGTGAACATATCATTGGATGCATATGTTTGGAATACGGATGCGATTATTCTGCTTATCTCCGTTTTACTTCTAGCGGGTGTTATCACGACCAAATTATCGGCACGTCTTGGCGTACCGTCCCTCGTTCTATTTATTCTTGTTGGGATGCTGCTGGGGAATTTTGTTTATTTTGATAGTGCCCATGTTGCCCAAATGATTGGTGTACTAGCTCTTATAATTATTCTTTTTGAGGGCGGCCTCCAGACGAATATGAATACCATTCGTTCCGTCATCACCCCCTCCATCTCTCTCGCTACTATCGGTGTTTTCATCACCACAGCACTCGTTGCCATTCCAGTCAAGTTTATCATGGGCGTAGATTGGCTGACCGCCTTTTTATTAGGCTCTATTATTGGATCAACCGATGCAGCTGCCGTTTTTGCTGTCTTAAAGGGACAGAATATTAAACCGAAAATCGGCGCTACCTTGGAAGCAGAATCAGGGTCTAATGATCCGATGGCTGTTTTTTTAACATTGGCCATTATTCAACTGATAACGGTTCCTGACTCTAATTTCTTCACGTTGATGGGATCGTTCCTTTTACAAATGGGCTTAGGTGCATTGCTAGGGGTATTATTTGGAAAGCTGGCGATTTGGGGTCTTAACCGAATACGTTTAGATTCCAGTGGACTTTATCCTGTCTTTGCTTCAGCGTTCGTCATTCTAACCTATGGAATTACGGCATCCTTAAAAGGCAGCGGCTTGCTTGCCGTCTATATTGCGGGGATATTAATTGGAAATGCTGATATTACCTATAAACATTCTATTGTAAGGTTTTCCGAAGGTTTTGCCTGGATGATGCAAATTTCTATGTTTGTAATTTTGGGACTTTTGGTCTTTCCGGCAGAGGTATTTACAGGAGAAATTATGTTGAAAGGGGTTATTATTTCCGCAATTCTCATGCTGGTGGCAAGACCTGTAGCTGTTTACCTTTCAACGCTAAAGATGGGATTCACTCATAATGAGAAGCTCTTTTTATCATGGGCTGGGTTAAAGGGAGCTGTACCAATTGTACTGGCGACCTATCCTCTTTTAGCAAATGTTGACGGGGGTCAGGAAATATTTAATATTGTATTTTTTGTTGTCCTGATTAGCTGTCTTGTCCAGGGTTCAACCATTACTCCGTTAGCACATAGATTAAAGCTTATCGGACCTCAAAAAGCAACACCTATCTATTCTATCGAGTTGCTTTCATTAGGAAAAGCAGATGCAGAGATGCTTGCTTATGAAATGGAGGGGAATGCTGAGATTCTTGGCCAAAATTTAAATCAGATTCCATTCCCTAAGGGTGCACTGGTTAATGCGGTGATTCGTGACGACAAACTAATAACACCAAGTGGAAATACAGTTTTAAAAGAAGGTGACTTTCTCTATATCTTAACAAAAAGAAAAGACCTTCAAAAGGTAAAGCAATTGTTGAAAAAGGAAAAGCAGCCCACTGAAGAAAAGATTCCAGCGAGCGAAGAAGATATTCTAAAAAAGGCGATTGAGTAGAAATATGAAGGATGCATGGGTACGGTTCTCCTGCTTTCGAATTCGGAAGCGAGAGAACCGTACCCATGCTTGTTTGTGTTATCATTTATTAAGTATTTATAAATTTATAAGAATCAGAAATGTTAGTGTTTATAATAGATCTTGTGAAAGGGTTCTGGTGATGGTTGTGAATGAACGTATTTTGCTTGTAGAGGATGATCGTGAGATTGCGAGAATTGTATGTGACTTCCTGCGGAAGGCAGGGTATTTTGTGACTTGGGCCTCGACCGGGAAGGAGGGCTGGGAGGATTTCAGGCAGGAGGAGTACGATTTGGTGCTGGTGGATTTAATGTTGCCGGAGATGGATGGATTCACACTTTGCAAAAGGATTCGTCTCGAAAGTGAGATACCTGTTCTGATTATTAGTGCGAGAAATGAACAGGAGAGTCTTGTTCACGGCTTAGATATTGGGGCTGATGATTATGTAACAAAGCCGTTTCGTCTTGAGGAGCTTCAGGCCAGGATCAGTTCACATTTGCGTAGATACCGCCGCTATTTAAAGAAAGACCAAGAGGAGAATCAAACCAGCTATCTTGATGGTTTAAAAATTGATTTTGTAAAAGAAGCGGTTTACCACTACGATGAGCCGTTGTTATTAACAGCGAAGGAAAAGGATTTGCTTTTTCTTTTAGCTAAAAATCCCTTTCAAACGTTCTCTAAAGCCGAGCTTTTTCAGCATCTTTGGCAGCAGGATGACCAGAACGGGAATCATACGGTAACCGTTCATATCAAAAGCCTTCGAACAAAGCTGAAGGATGAAATGAAGTCAGCTAAATATATCCAAACCGTATGGGGTGTCGGCTATCGTTTTATAGGTGAACCCAATCCATGAAAATCAAATATTGGTTAATGCTGAGTTATTTTATCGTTATGCTTCTTCCGGTAGCGGCCCTCTTTACGTTATACTTCATGATTAGCGAATATGATAAAAAGCAGGATTTAATTGAGTTCATGGAGGTTAGAAATACACTGACAGGCCTAGAACCAATATTAGAGGATATTCAGCTCTATGAAATTCAAAATGAGGAGTCCTACGAGCATATAGAGAAACAGGTAAATGAGTCCATAAAAATTTCCTTGTACCGCCAAGATGGTGTGACGTTATATTCATCCATTCAAGAGCCATTTTCAGATTTATTTTACCAAACGAACCTCGAGAAGCTCTATGAAAATTTAAATGAAGTGCAAAAGAATTTACGCACCTATTCATATAAAAAGCCCGTTTTTGATAAAGGCGTGCTCGTTGGTATTTATGAAGTGACGATTGGCCGAGAGAAATGGATTGAAATGGTGCAGAAGCGCTCCCTAGTTCTTGGGATCCTTTTTCTGATCTTTTTCACGATAACCTACACTGTAGTTGTTATTCTCCTGAATCGTAAGCTGAATCGACCGCTGCAGCAGCTACGCACACAAATGACAGCCTTCGCAAATGGACAAACAATACAGGAGCCCGTCCGTCATAGCAAGGATGAAATTGGAGAGGTCTTGCAGCATTTTTATCAAATGAAGGATCAAATTGAACAAGCACGTAAAGAACTAGCTAATCAGCAGAAGGAAAAGGAATTTATTGTCGCTTCCTTAACGCATGATTTGAAAACTCCGCTAACGGTCATTCAAGCCTATGCTGAGGCATTAGAAAATCAAGAACAACTGTCAGCACAGGAGAGACAGGAGTATCAAACGATCCTTTTTGAAAAGCTATCTTATATGAAGCAAATGCTCGATGACTTAGGCGTCTATACGGCGCTTCAATCTTCAAGAGAAGAGGTGGAGCTGGTTATAGTAGACGGGGATGAGTTTTTTGATATGCTATTGGCTGGCTATGAGGAGCCCTGTCGTAGAAAAGGTATTGTTTTACAGGTTGAACAGGCTGTAGAGTCTTATTATGAAGTGAGTGTCAAAC of the Bacillus tuaregi genome contains:
- a CDS encoding CheR family methyltransferase yields the protein MINSMDTSILSIDEGSEGELEKIEIELLLKGVYDWCGYDFRDYAYPSIRRRVWHRVHAEKLTSITGLLEKILHDAACLQRFIADFSINVTEMFRDPLFFRAFREKVVPLLRTYPSIRIWHAGCSTGEEVYSMAMLLHEEGLYENAKLYATDINPNVLKTAKSGLFPIENMKKYTNNYIQAGGKQAFSDYYCVTTNGVKFDPFLTKNVVFAQHNLVSDRSFNTFHVILCRNVLIYFNKGLQKKVHKLFYESLGMFGILGLGDKESLYYLEISDSYEELSVSQKLYKKIK
- the cobT gene encoding nicotinate-nucleotide--dimethylbenzimidazole phosphoribosyltransferase, with the protein product MSLLQKTLEKIECLDHGITTLARERVDNLIKPAKSLGKLEDLAVQLAGITKNLEPSFDEKAIIVMAGDHGVYEEGVTNNPQEVTVAQTLNFAKGLTGVCVIGQVSGARIVPVDIGIKSELPPDVGIILRKVKNGTENMAKGPAMTREEAVKAIEVGIEIANDEMAKGAQILGTGEMGIANTTPSTAILSVLLNCDPIGITGRGAGLGKGGIEHKAEVIRRAILINEPNPHDAIDVLAKVGGLEIGGMAGVMLGAAANRVPVVVDGYISTIAAIIATGIEPRVKDYLIASHASQEPGAKRASELLGVKPMLAMDMCLGEGSGAALAFPIIEAACQMLKRMPTFAEIGMDI
- the ald gene encoding alanine dehydrogenase, coding for MIIGVPKEIKNNENRVALTPAGVVSYINAGHKVIIETNAGIGSLFTDEDYKNAGAEIIDNAADVWAQSEMIMKVKEPLESEYKYFRQGLILFTYLHLAAEAPLAKALKESGVTAIAYESVELNRTLPLLAPMSEVAGRMATQIGAQFLQKTNGGMGILLAGVPGVARGKVTIIGGGVVGTNAAKMAIGLGADVTILDMSAERLRQLDDIFGNSIKTLMSNPFNIAEAVREADLLIGAVLIPGAKAPKLVTEEMVQSMKPGSVIVDVAIDQGGIVATNDRVTTHDNPTFVKHGVVHYAVANMPGAVPRTSTIALTNVTVPYGLQIANKGVRRAIEENPSLKLGVNVVNGEITSLPVAKDLGYEYVPVDKAVEKALV
- a CDS encoding RidA family protein, which produces MTNQIKTPEEALSELGITLEPARQPLGNYIGCVRTGNLIFTSGQISDQHIGTLGQDLTIEDGYQAARQAGLNVLRILKSELGELSRVKRVVKVFGMVHSALDFTDHPKVINGASDLFVEVFGEKGIHARSAVGFAQLPKSAAVELEIIVEVED
- a CDS encoding efflux RND transporter permease subunit yields the protein MKGLVNFVIRNKLAVWLLTIIITVSGIYSAARMKMETIPDISIPYLMVMDVYPGATPEQVMKDVSIPLEQAVEGLEDVKNVFSNSYSNMANLQVEYEYGVDMDEAKRALEAALDNVNLPEGAQDPTVTAISMNMMPVVALSVSSKSEDIVELTTTVEEILVPKIEKVEGVASVSIAGQHIEEVQLTYDQANMAELGLTEEKVKEMIQASDLAVSLGLFEFEEGEQAISVDGKFMTVDDLKEMLIPVTPSAAQPSPFVKLSNIAKVELIGKEQSVSRTNGKNSITIQIVKEQTANTVHVVNGVKDLIKEQEEKIEGLVIDVSLDQGAPIEESVTTMVEKAVFGGLIAVLIILLFLRDVKSTIISIVSIPVSIFMALLLLHWLDITLNIMTLGAITVAIGRVIDDSIVVVENIYRRLHLREEKLTGRALIREATIEMFKPILSSTLVTVAVFAPLIFVGGMVGELFTPFALTMTFALGASLLVAITIVPALSHFLFKKKLYDIKTESIHKEAGKLANWYKGVLNKALNHKIITSLLAVALLAGSLALTPLIGFSFMGSEEEKVMYLTYTPGTGELKEDTLKNVHVVEEKLLKRSDIDIVQVSVTESGDPMAAMMGGGSDGALMYLIFDPEMENFPEAREEIEEYIFNISQSGEWKSQNFSSMSSMATNEVSYTFYSEDLDKLYKAVEMVEGVMKKSDRLEDVTSSAENPYVEYTFHVEQDELLQYGLTAGQIIMMLNPMETKDVLTTIEKDGNNLEVIVQQEQTKDPKTIDELLAKQVPTALGTTMPLSELVTVKEGTTLNTLARSQGEYYASISGTVIGKDLSKATSAVDKEIDELDLPKGVTMGVAGVQADMNETFTQLGVAMLAAIAIVYFILVVTFGEGLAPFAILFSLPFAVIGSFVGLLIAGETISVSVMMGLLMLIGIVVTNAIVLVDRIIHMERDGMGMREAILEAGSTRLRPILMTAIATIGALIPLAIGTGGGGLISKGLGITVIGGLTSSTLLTLIIVPIVYEVLSKLFKKNRKEIEEN
- a CDS encoding TetR/AcrR family transcriptional regulator — encoded protein: MVKKQLIMEKALELFAKQGFEATSIKQITDYCGISKGAFYLSFKSKDELILTLIDYFMIQIISDIDYIVKNTNTNDNLLYGFYYTIFHTFQKHSDFAKILIKEQSHTLNEELIGKMHSYDQLIESLILSMIERLYGDVVREIKYDLMYCVKSFMSIYSKLLLFQDTPLDLKQLSMSLVEKTMILAKHTTISFLSGELIQIMKQPSHDRFTKEQIIELMEQKITEMEDSIEKESLILLKQHVLESNLNPAIVKGLLENIRHHPHCKWIAYLLRNH